The following proteins are co-located in the Macadamia integrifolia cultivar HAES 741 chromosome 3, SCU_Mint_v3, whole genome shotgun sequence genome:
- the LOC122073173 gene encoding U-box domain-containing protein 28, which yields MVKNDLYITVPSFFKCPISLDVMKSPVSLCTGVTYDRSSIQQWLDSGNNTCPATMQPLPSKDFVPNHNLHRLIQIWSDSLTPSSSSVVSPEQARNLINNIHHQVDHGHDHDHDHSTTGDCFGSLSKIIDFARESDDNRKFLAETDGIVATIVGVLANDADTMIFEQAIRVLDLILADYRDKEQLMRFILKSDRDFMSSILLVLQKGSLDSKIASARVLEAIAVDPESKLLIAEKEGVLLELMRLLSPVTDDLTATAVEAGLSCLIAVSMQRRIRLQIVRLGVVQVLGKLLQRPDSGASVVEKVLKLLEMVSTCTEGRTAICEDPNCVSAIVRKMLKVSKEATEHAVVILWSVCHLFRDQTAQEAVTKANGLTKILLLMQSNCSPSVRQMSGDLLKIFRVNSKSCLSGYDTKTTHIMPF from the coding sequence atggtGAAGAACGATCTCTACATAACTGTACCCAGTTTCTTCAAATGTCCAATCTCCCTGGACGTCATGAAATCTCCCGTTAGCCTCTGCACAGGCGTCACCTACGACCGCTCCAGCATCCAGCAATGGCTAGACAGTGGTAATAACACCTGCCCAGCTACCATGCAGCCTTTACCTAGCAAAGATTTTGTTCCCAACCACAACCTCCACCGTCTCATCCAGATCTGGTCCGATTCCCTtaccccttcttcctcttccgtTGTCTCCCCTGAACAGGCCCGAAACTTGATCAACAACATCCACCACCAAGTCGATCACGGTCACGATCACGATCACGACCACTCAACCACCGGGGATTGCTTCGGTTCTTTGTCCAAGATCATCGATTTTGCAAGAGAATCCGATGATAACCGCAAGTTCCTCGCCGAGACAGATGGTATCGTTGCAACAATCGTTGGTGTTCTGGCTAATGACGCCGATACGATGATCTTCGAACAGGCCATTCGGGTTTTGGACCTGATTCTCGCGGATTACAGAGATAAAGAGCAGCTCATGAGATTTATCCTGAAGAGCGACCGTGATTTCATGTCTTCCATTCTTCTGGTGCTTCAGAAGGGAAGCTTGGATTCCAAAATCGCATCAGCTCGGGTTTTGGAAGCCATAGCCGTGGACCCAGAATCTAAACTTCTGATCGCCGAGAAGGAAGGCGTCTTACTTGAACTGATGCGTTTGTTGAGCCCCGTGACGGATGATTTGACGGCCACGGCAGTTGAAGCTGGATTATCTTGCTTGATTGCGGTATCTATGCAGCGGCGGATCAGATTACAGATCGTGAGACTTGGGGTAGTCCAAGTGTTGGGGAAATTGCTCCAACGACCAGATTCTGGAGCTTCCGTGGTTGAGAAGGTTTTGAAATTATTAGAGATGGTGTCAACCTGCACAGAAGGTCGCACAGCCATATGTGAAGACCCGAACTGCGTCTCTGCCATCGTCAGAAAAATGCTGAAGGTGTCTAAGGAGGCGACGGAACACGCGGTGGTGATACTGTGGAGCGTTTGCCATCTGTTCAGAGACCAGACTGCCCAGGAGGCCGTCACCAAGGCCAACGGCTTGACAAAGATTTTGCTTCTGATGCAGAGTAATTGTTCGCCGTCGGTCCGGCAGATGTCCGGCGACCTCCTTAAGATCTTCCGTGTCAATTCAAAATCTTGTCTTTCTGGCTATGATACTAAAACCACCCACATCATGCCTTTCTga
- the LOC122074437 gene encoding uncharacterized protein LOC122074437 yields MTKKNFSLCSFVVWTLWLARNELIFERDNWTPSDVICKAEAFFNDFNRAKSHEEVVDHPTATPPRQDQHLVWIPPPLDVVKINADASFVKDKSFGALGFIIHNHNGSPLLAALNPTPMHSIISGEAKAIKEGILEAIGLGYFRLWVESNNLEVITALSNDYNFIAFQIRPIIEDIRFICANPIKCSFSYVPMAINGIADTLARRGLSFRCKTVWPQSTPWLNQLCEADVLACNRSFF; encoded by the coding sequence ATGACCAAGAAGAACTTTAGCCTATGTTCCTTTGTGGTTTGGACGCTTTGGCTTGCTAGGAACGAGCTCATCTTCGAAAGAGATAATTGGACCCCTTCTGATGTAATATGCAAAGCTGAAGCTTTCTTTAACGACTTCAATCGAGCTAAGTCTCATGAAGAGGTTGTGGATCATCCTACTGCTACTCCACCAAGGCAAGATCAACATCTAGTTTGGattcctccccctcttgatgtGGTGAAAATTAATGCCGATGCATCATTTGTTAAAGATAAGTCTTTTGGTGCCTTAGGCTTTATCATTCATAATCACAATGGATCTCCACTGTTGGCTGCATTGAATCCAACACCAATGCACTCAATCATTAGCGGAGAAGCTAAAGCAATTAAGGAAGGTATTTTGGAAGCAATTGGTTTAGGATATTTTCGCCTTTGGGTAGAATCAAACAACCTAGAGGTGATTACTGCCCTTTCAAACGATTACAACTTTATTGCTTTTCAAATCCGGCCTATCATTGAGGATATCAGGTTCATATGTGCCAACCCTATAAAGTGCTCATTTTCTTATGTTCCAATGGCTATTAACGGTATTGCCGACACCCTTGCAAGGAGAGGCCTGTCCTTCCGGTGTAAGACAGTATGGCCTCAATCCACTCCTTGGCTGAATCAGCTTTGCGAAGCTGATGTCTTGGCTTGTAACCGgtcctttttttaa
- the LOC122074022 gene encoding glycine-rich RNA-binding protein RZ1A-like, producing MSDAVEYRCFIGGLSWSTSDRGLKNAFEKYGNLVEAKVVLDRFSGRSRGFGFVTFDDKKAMEEAIEEMNGMDLDGRAITVDKAQPHQGSGRDRDGDRDYDRDRDRGRDRGRDRDYGGGRGGSNSGDCFKCGKPGHFARECPSGDGARGGGGKYGGRDDRHGGGGGSRYGSDRNGDRYGGRSRDGGSRGGSGSDRYNRDRSGPYERPGGFRS from the exons ATGTCTGATGCAGTGGAATACCGTTGTTTTATTGGGGGCCTTTCATGGTCAACATCTGACAGAGGTCTTAAAAATGCATTTGAGAAGTATGGCAATCTTGTTGAAGCAAAG GTAGTTCTGGATAGGTTTTCTGGTCGTTCTCGTGGATTTGGGTTTGTCACTTTTGATGACAAGAAAGCAATGGAAGAGGCTATTGAGGAAATGAATGGTATGGATCTTGATGGGAGGGCTATTACTGTTGATAAAGCTCAGCCTCATCAAGGCTCAGGTAGAGACCGTGATGGGGACCGTGACTACGACCGTGACCGTGACCGTGGGAGAGACCGTGGGCGAGATCGTGACTATGGTGGTGGTCGGGGGGGATCCAATTCTGGGGACTGCTTTAAGTGTGGCAAGCCTGGTCATTTTGCTAGGGAGTGTCCATCTGGTGATGGGGCAAGAGGGGGTGGCGGCAAGTATGGTGGAAGGGATGATAGacatggtggtggtggtggtagtcgTTATGGTTCTGATCGTAATGGGGATCGTTATGGTGGACGCAGCAGGGATGGTGGCAGTCGTGGGGGTTCGGGAAGTGACCGATATAATCGTGATCGTTCTGGCCCATATGAGCGTCCTGGAGGTTTCCGGTCCTGA